The Lycium barbarum isolate Lr01 chromosome 9, ASM1917538v2, whole genome shotgun sequence genome has a segment encoding these proteins:
- the LOC132610343 gene encoding electron transfer flavoprotein subunit beta, mitochondrial, producing MKIMVAIKRVVDYAVKIRVKPDKSGVETKNVKMSMNPFCEIALEEALRIKESGFASEVVAVSVGPTQFSETLRTGLAMGADRAIHVEAPENIYPLTIAKILKALVDVEKPGLLLLGKQAIDNDQNQTGQMVAGLLKWPQGTFASKVVLDKEKQVATVDREVDGGIETLCLGLPAVITTDLRLNQPRYATLPNIMKAKSKPIKKFTLKDLNVEIKSNFDVVEVTEPPKRKSGVILSSVDELVDKLKNEARVI from the exons ATGAAGATAATGGTAGCCATCAAACGTGTTGTTGATTACGCCGTCAAAATCCGTGTTAAACCCGACAAG AGTGGTGTAGAGACGAAAAATGTGAAGATGTCAATGAACCCATTTTGTGAAATAGCTTTAGAAGAAGCTTTACGGATTAAAGAATCAGGTTTTGCTTCAGAAGTGGTGGCTGTTAGTGTTGGGCCAACTCAGTTTTCCGAGACTTTACGGACAGGGTTAGCTATGGGTGCAGATCGGGCAATCCATGTTGAAGCGCCTGAGAATATTTATCCACTTACAATTGCTAAGATTCTTAAAGCTCTTGTTGATGTTGAAAAGCCTGGTCTTCTTTTACTTGGCAAACAG GCAATTGACAATGATCAAAACCAAACAGGTCAAATGGTTGCAGGACTTCTCAAGTGGCCACAGGGAACTTTCGCCTCTAAG GTTGTGCTGGACAAAGAAAAACAGGTCGCTACAGTAGACAGAGAAGTTGATGGTGGTATTGAGACATTGTGTTTGGGTTTGCCTGCAGTAATCAC CACTGATTTGAGGCTGAATCAACCAAGATATGCAACACTCCCCAATATAATGAAAGCCAAGTCGAAGCCAATTAAGAAATTCACACTGAAAGACTTGAACGTTGAGATCAAATCCAATTTCGATGTAGTTGAAGTAACCGAACCTCCCAAAAGGAAATCTGGTGTCATCCTTTCATCAGTGGATGAGCTGGTTGACAAGCTGAAGAATGAAGCACGCGTAATCTGA